GGCAATATTCTGGAAGGCGAGTTCCGCCCCGGCTTCTTCAACGGCGTGTGCACCGTCGTGACAAAGTTGTTCTCGTGCGTGCAGCCGCGCGTGGCCGTGTTCGGCAAGAAGGATTACCAGCAGCTGATGATCGTCCGCAATATGGCACGCCAGTTCGCGCTGCCGACGGAAATCATCGGCGCCGAGACCTTCCGCGCCGAAGATGGCCTGGCCCTGTCGTCGCGCAACGGCTACCTGAGCACGGCGGAGCGCGCCGAGGCCCCGTTCCTGTACCAGACGCTGCAGTACGTGGCCGAGCAGACCCGCGCGGGCCACGCCGACCTGGTCGCGCTCGAACGCGACGCGATGGACCGCCTGGCCGGGCATGGCTGGAAGCCCGACTACGTGTCGATCCGCAAGCGCATGAACCTGCAGGCCCCGAGCCGCGAGGAATACGAAGCAGGCGCGCCGCTCGTGGTCCTGACCGCGGCCAAGTTAGGGGTGACGCGCCTGATCGATAATCTTGAGATCTGACTCTAAAAGTTCCATTGTTGCAAATATGTTGTAGGAATTAGCAACTCTTCTTGCTAGACTCGGGCTTTGGCTTTTCACCCTTTTTACCCAAGCCACGTAAAAAGAAGGAGTAGCGCTTTGACAGACCTCT
This genomic stretch from Massilia putida harbors:
- the panC gene encoding pantoate--beta-alanine ligase, producing MKIISTIDELRDQLRGQLRTAFVPTMGNLHEGHLSLMRLARRHGDPVVASIFVNRLQFGPNEDFDKYPRTFEADVAKLEKEGVYVLFAPTEKDLYPEPQEYRVQPPDDLGNILEGEFRPGFFNGVCTVVTKLFSCVQPRVAVFGKKDYQQLMIVRNMARQFALPTEIIGAETFRAEDGLALSSRNGYLSTAERAEAPFLYQTLQYVAEQTRAGHADLVALERDAMDRLAGHGWKPDYVSIRKRMNLQAPSREEYEAGAPLVVLTAAKLGVTRLIDNLEI